One window of Legionella pneumophila subsp. pneumophila str. Philadelphia 1 genomic DNA carries:
- a CDS encoding thymidine kinase encodes MAKLYFYYAAMNAGKSTVLLQSSYNYRERGMQTLLFTPAIDTRFQYGTICSRIGLSEQAYAFNNSDNLYVLTQEFQLQTQKYSCVLIDEAQFLTREQVYQLTEITDQMSIPVLAYGLRTDFRGELFPGSQFLLAWADELIELKTICHCGRKAIMNMRIDENGQAVVEGEQVLIGGNESYVATCRLHYKRGEAEVTFPRNKLFNKDTNAF; translated from the coding sequence ATGGCAAAATTATATTTCTACTATGCGGCTATGAATGCAGGTAAAAGTACGGTGTTACTGCAGTCTAGTTATAATTACAGAGAACGCGGTATGCAAACTCTGTTGTTTACCCCAGCCATCGATACACGTTTCCAATATGGAACTATCTGTTCACGTATCGGTTTATCCGAACAGGCTTATGCTTTTAACAATTCGGATAACCTGTATGTTTTAACTCAAGAATTTCAACTACAAACTCAGAAATACTCTTGTGTCTTGATTGACGAGGCTCAATTTTTAACTCGAGAGCAAGTTTATCAATTAACGGAAATAACCGATCAAATGTCTATCCCAGTACTGGCTTATGGTTTGCGCACTGACTTTAGAGGCGAGTTATTTCCGGGAAGTCAATTTTTATTGGCATGGGCAGATGAGTTAATCGAATTAAAGACAATTTGTCATTGTGGCCGTAAAGCAATTATGAATATGAGAATTGATGAAAATGGGCAAGCTGTTGTTGAGGGTGAGCAGGTATTGATAGGTGGCAATGAATCCTATGTTGCTACCTGTCGGTTACATTATAAACGAGGTGAGGCAGAGGTGACATTTCCAAGAAATAAATTGTTCAATAAAGATACCAATGCTTTTTAA
- a CDS encoding polysaccharide deacetylase family protein, with translation MKIKTVTRYLLLFSIFFLIGFNNVFAQKKAIAITIDDLPFVGEYRNFHLNMMMNTMKDEKIPATGFIIAKEVRPDNWEILHKFREAGFGLGNHTFSHANLNKLKAKEYIQEIKEADSLLMPVLTEPKYFRYPYLAMSSGSKKNKILCYLEKHHYQVAPITIDSKDFVFNQRLLSVPELGRRAYLDELKPFYLDFIWQQTLKAEEHTQYHHNPDQAQILLIHANLLNAYVLPDIINLYKQNGYTFVSLEDALKTFKENYHCHKTRILTKKPAGEETDLNIESFMDWD, from the coding sequence ATGAAAATCAAGACTGTTACGAGATACTTACTGCTTTTCTCAATATTTTTCCTGATAGGATTTAACAACGTATTTGCTCAAAAAAAAGCCATAGCAATCACTATTGATGATTTGCCCTTTGTTGGTGAATACCGAAACTTTCATCTGAATATGATGATGAATACAATGAAAGACGAAAAAATCCCGGCAACAGGTTTTATCATTGCCAAAGAAGTCAGGCCTGATAATTGGGAAATACTTCATAAATTTCGTGAAGCAGGTTTCGGCTTGGGCAACCATACTTTTTCTCATGCCAATTTAAACAAACTCAAAGCGAAAGAATATATACAGGAAATTAAAGAAGCAGATTCACTTTTAATGCCCGTCCTCACTGAACCCAAGTATTTTCGTTATCCCTATTTGGCAATGAGTTCTGGAAGTAAAAAAAATAAAATCCTCTGCTACCTTGAAAAACACCACTATCAAGTTGCCCCGATTACCATTGACAGCAAAGATTTTGTCTTTAATCAACGCTTATTATCTGTGCCTGAATTAGGAAGGAGAGCTTACCTGGATGAGTTGAAGCCATTTTATCTGGATTTTATCTGGCAACAAACGTTAAAAGCTGAAGAGCATACGCAATATCACCATAATCCAGATCAAGCACAAATCCTGTTAATCCATGCTAACTTACTTAATGCCTATGTCCTGCCTGATATTATTAATTTATACAAACAAAATGGTTACACGTTTGTGAGTCTGGAAGATGCCTTAAAAACATTCAAAGAAAACTATCATTGTCATAAAACCAGAATCCTTACAAAAAAACCTGCCGGAGAGGAAACGGATTTAAACATAGAATCATTTATGGATTGGGATTAA
- a CDS encoding lpg0634 family Dot/Icm T4SS effector has product METNMTFVLKEFDALKSHFNDTVKIILQREKKDKIEDLPNPRKEELQFLTAVLNQLEAKIDELKPRSLASYVHVFYGAMLLVCKDVENNLRVMEKKENSLLFTRLMDGMGISDENIPTSEQNIMFYRGLNKFLNFIYESNDSRKGLKKEHFLQVLSLKKIYSLAKLSYEQEEAAENNALAKLTADGKTKANANSFHVEKPIDSSIVEQFKSWDEMKGALHQLILDELSDKNVAKISALSQARSAQLKFLQTMAEQLDKIPNQSLEPSEKMAILAGAMYIVRGQIAQEYGKDPLSNDKISATVIHTGLSTILHANADCCEDKEVLIAAANKFIRHMVIERPEQSNKKITKESVRENNMFSDIAGFQLISVLTLIQNMIKTCRTDAIEACVTKRKEELEALKPKKEGYSIASSVTGYVGSWFKKAPSMSEEDEEDDLKDQNTAEETSKPTV; this is encoded by the coding sequence TTGGAGACTAACATGACGTTTGTTTTAAAGGAATTTGATGCACTAAAAAGTCATTTTAACGACACCGTTAAAATCATCCTTCAACGCGAAAAAAAGGACAAAATTGAAGACCTTCCCAACCCCAGAAAAGAAGAGCTTCAATTTCTGACCGCTGTTCTCAATCAATTGGAAGCAAAAATCGATGAACTGAAACCACGTTCTTTGGCCAGCTATGTCCATGTATTTTATGGTGCTATGCTGCTTGTCTGTAAAGACGTTGAAAATAATCTGCGGGTGATGGAAAAGAAAGAAAACAGCTTGCTGTTTACTCGCTTAATGGATGGTATGGGTATTTCTGATGAAAATATACCAACATCTGAGCAGAACATCATGTTTTACAGAGGATTAAACAAATTCTTAAATTTCATTTATGAAAGCAATGATTCTCGTAAAGGCTTAAAAAAGGAGCATTTCCTGCAAGTCCTTTCGTTAAAAAAGATATACTCTTTAGCCAAATTAAGTTATGAGCAGGAAGAGGCAGCTGAAAATAATGCTTTGGCAAAATTAACTGCTGATGGAAAAACCAAAGCCAATGCGAACAGCTTCCATGTGGAAAAACCAATCGATTCATCCATTGTTGAGCAATTCAAATCCTGGGATGAAATGAAAGGCGCTCTTCATCAATTAATTCTCGATGAACTTTCTGATAAGAACGTTGCTAAAATTTCAGCTTTAAGTCAAGCCCGCTCCGCACAACTGAAATTTTTACAAACGATGGCAGAACAACTAGACAAGATCCCTAACCAATCTCTTGAGCCGTCTGAGAAAATGGCCATTCTTGCTGGAGCAATGTATATCGTTCGTGGCCAAATAGCCCAGGAGTATGGAAAAGATCCATTAAGCAACGATAAAATCAGCGCTACTGTGATTCATACAGGTTTAAGCACGATACTTCATGCCAATGCTGATTGCTGTGAAGACAAGGAAGTACTGATTGCTGCTGCGAATAAATTTATTCGTCATATGGTTATTGAGCGTCCTGAACAATCAAATAAAAAAATCACTAAGGAATCCGTTCGAGAAAACAACATGTTTTCCGACATCGCCGGCTTCCAATTGATCTCTGTCTTGACGTTAATACAAAACATGATCAAAACATGTCGTACTGATGCCATTGAAGCTTGTGTCACCAAGCGTAAGGAAGAACTCGAAGCATTAAAACCCAAAAAAGAGGGTTATTCCATTGCGAGTTCAGTCACTGGATATGTAGGCAGCTGGTTTAAAAAAGCACCAAGCATGTCTGAAGAAGACGAAGAAGATGACTTAAAAGATCAAAACACAGCAGAAGAGACCAGCAAACCGACCGTATAA
- a CDS encoding GspH/FimT family pseudopilin: MNKVITESQKFTLRNIANMLFCVESSVLPAQSNIAQKIQTQGIMYNDLCKDSFDTEAPLNSNPLSIAGFTLVELLVTLSVFAIILTLIVPSLRTMILNSRLTSNIDSLVSSLNYARGVALDRAVNVAVCPLGSPGSTACGANWSSGWIVVTQPVAGAPTLLKSHQTSVNDPVITSNVSSVVFDPHGLSTTQSNFTMCDNRGNAFARSAMVLATGFVQSGTTPGQAVWNNGALNCP, translated from the coding sequence TTGAACAAAGTGATAACGGAATCACAAAAATTCACTCTGCGCAACATAGCTAATATGTTATTTTGCGTTGAGAGTAGTGTGTTGCCCGCACAATCTAATATAGCACAAAAGATACAAACACAAGGCATAATGTACAATGATCTTTGTAAAGACAGCTTCGATACTGAGGCCCCTCTTAACAGCAACCCTCTTTCCATAGCCGGATTCACACTGGTTGAATTATTAGTAACCCTATCTGTTTTTGCCATCATCTTAACTCTAATCGTCCCTTCATTAAGAACTATGATTTTGAATAGCCGTTTGACTTCAAACATTGACTCACTGGTAAGCTCATTAAACTATGCGCGTGGAGTGGCACTTGATCGGGCAGTCAATGTGGCAGTATGCCCATTAGGTTCACCAGGTTCAACGGCCTGTGGAGCCAACTGGAGCTCAGGATGGATAGTAGTGACCCAACCAGTAGCAGGAGCACCAACGCTTTTAAAATCGCACCAGACTTCAGTGAATGATCCTGTTATCACTTCGAACGTATCCAGTGTTGTTTTTGACCCACATGGGTTATCAACAACCCAAAGTAACTTCACTATGTGTGATAACAGAGGCAATGCGTTTGCCCGCTCGGCAATGGTTTTGGCCACTGGATTTGTCCAATCCGGAACAACACCCGGCCAAGCAGTCTGGAATAATGGAGCTTTGAACTGCCCTTAA
- a CDS encoding MFS transporter: protein MSHSVAVESRTFVPRGDFMAWVVCLSAGLFFLYEFFQLNIFDVINQSLREDFHIDATQLSWMSSTYLWADILFLLPAGLILDRFSTRKVILTAMFVCVVGTIGFAVTESFFLASFFHFLSGIGNAFCFLSCVVLVSHWFPPRRQALVIGSLVTMAFIGGMMAHTPFAYLNDLFGWRRALLIDGVVGAFLILWIYMIVQDRPEESPSHKLTNEGQILSSFMKALSNKQNWLAGLYTSLLNLPIMVLCALWGASYLQVAHHLPDIAASNVVSLIFMGSVVGCPLVGWLSDTQGRRKPLMIFGAIATLITTIPLFINVVLTQTSLSILFFALGLFTSTQVISYPLVAESNQPENTGAATGIASVIIMGGGGVAQVLFGWLMTHHAGTNVTAYTVSDFQFAMWMFPVAAIAGLVAVLMTRETYCKR from the coding sequence GTGTCGCATTCTGTCGCAGTGGAGTCGAGAACTTTTGTTCCCCGTGGTGACTTTATGGCTTGGGTAGTGTGTCTTTCCGCGGGGCTTTTCTTTTTATACGAGTTTTTTCAACTCAATATTTTTGATGTTATTAATCAGTCGCTTCGAGAAGATTTTCATATAGATGCCACCCAATTAAGTTGGATGTCGAGCACTTATTTATGGGCTGATATTCTTTTTCTTTTACCAGCTGGCCTTATTCTCGACAGGTTTTCAACCAGGAAAGTTATTCTCACCGCAATGTTTGTTTGTGTTGTTGGAACAATAGGGTTTGCAGTTACGGAATCATTTTTTCTCGCTTCATTTTTCCATTTTCTCTCAGGAATAGGCAATGCGTTTTGCTTTTTATCTTGTGTTGTTTTGGTCTCTCATTGGTTTCCTCCCAGAAGACAGGCATTAGTCATTGGCTCATTAGTTACCATGGCATTTATTGGTGGCATGATGGCGCATACCCCTTTTGCTTATTTGAATGATCTGTTTGGCTGGCGACGTGCATTGTTAATTGATGGGGTTGTTGGAGCTTTTTTAATATTATGGATTTACATGATTGTGCAAGACAGGCCTGAAGAGTCACCATCACATAAATTAACTAATGAAGGACAAATACTATCGAGTTTCATGAAAGCTCTATCCAATAAACAAAATTGGTTGGCAGGCTTGTATACCTCTCTACTTAATTTACCCATTATGGTTTTGTGTGCCCTATGGGGTGCAAGTTACCTGCAGGTGGCTCATCATTTGCCTGATATTGCGGCAAGTAATGTCGTAAGCCTTATTTTCATGGGGAGTGTTGTTGGTTGCCCATTGGTTGGTTGGTTATCCGATACTCAGGGACGTCGCAAACCCTTAATGATTTTCGGAGCGATAGCTACTTTAATTACTACTATTCCTCTATTTATCAATGTGGTTCTGACTCAAACGAGTCTCAGTATCCTCTTTTTTGCTTTGGGATTATTTACCAGCACGCAAGTGATTTCTTACCCCCTGGTCGCTGAAAGCAATCAGCCAGAAAATACTGGTGCTGCAACTGGAATTGCTTCTGTCATTATTATGGGAGGGGGCGGTGTTGCTCAGGTTCTGTTTGGTTGGCTTATGACACATCACGCGGGAACAAATGTTACAGCATATACGGTTAGCGATTTTCAATTTGCCATGTGGATGTTTCCTGTTGCCGCAATTGCTGGACTGGTTGCTGTGCTCATGACTCGTGAAACATACTGCAAGCGATAG
- a CDS encoding MFS transporter, translated as MQVVDEFKAFDVKASLMPWLVCFAATMFFFYEFIQGNMFASIAANIMQDFQIQADKMAYLSSIYYLANVIFLFIAGMVLDRFSIKNTILIAMFLCVISTFILSYSDSFYVALFCRFVTGIGSAFCFLGPVRLASHWFPPQRMALVTGAIVTVAMTGGMLAQYPLTKLVLYVGWRQAVQDVGILGLAMLVLMFFWIKERPQVAIKKEGKPINVLVAARKAYLNAQNLRAALYTSLMNMAIAVFGAMMGTLYLEQRLGISPDQAAMINGMLFFGAIIGSPLMGWISDKVGLRVLPMKGGVLASLLILLGVLYLPVSVTMMAVLFFLLGLFTSAQVISYALVAESSPPMMTATAVSVVSILTQGGYLIYQNLFSALLTNYGDVRLINGVPVYLLEAYQHAAIILPIGLLIALLLLFGLKETRCQQVEHTV; from the coding sequence ATGCAGGTAGTGGATGAATTTAAAGCATTCGATGTTAAAGCATCGCTAATGCCATGGCTGGTTTGTTTTGCAGCAACCATGTTTTTCTTTTATGAGTTTATTCAGGGAAATATGTTTGCTTCCATTGCAGCAAATATCATGCAGGATTTTCAGATTCAAGCAGATAAAATGGCTTACTTATCCAGTATCTATTACTTGGCAAATGTGATTTTTCTGTTTATTGCCGGAATGGTTTTGGACAGGTTTTCAATCAAAAACACCATTTTAATAGCTATGTTTCTGTGTGTGATTAGTACGTTTATCCTCTCCTACTCAGATTCGTTTTATGTGGCTTTATTTTGCAGGTTTGTGACCGGAATAGGTAGCGCATTTTGCTTTTTGGGTCCCGTGCGTTTGGCGTCTCATTGGTTTCCTCCCCAGCGTATGGCTTTAGTAACTGGCGCGATTGTAACTGTTGCAATGACAGGAGGAATGCTGGCGCAATACCCCTTAACTAAACTGGTTCTATATGTTGGATGGCGCCAAGCAGTTCAAGACGTAGGGATATTGGGCTTGGCCATGTTAGTTCTCATGTTTTTTTGGATTAAAGAAAGACCTCAAGTCGCAATCAAAAAAGAAGGAAAACCTATCAATGTTCTTGTGGCTGCAAGAAAAGCCTACTTAAATGCTCAAAATTTGCGAGCAGCCTTATACACTAGTCTTATGAACATGGCCATTGCTGTATTTGGCGCCATGATGGGGACTTTATATCTTGAACAGAGATTAGGCATTAGCCCTGATCAGGCAGCTATGATCAACGGTATGTTGTTTTTTGGAGCCATTATAGGTTCACCTCTGATGGGGTGGATATCTGATAAGGTAGGGTTGCGTGTGCTGCCTATGAAAGGGGGAGTCCTTGCCTCTTTACTTATTTTGCTGGGAGTACTTTATTTACCTGTTTCAGTGACAATGATGGCCGTGTTGTTCTTTTTATTAGGATTATTTACTTCGGCTCAAGTCATTAGCTATGCCTTGGTTGCTGAAAGCAGCCCTCCCATGATGACTGCAACGGCTGTCAGTGTCGTGTCCATATTAACTCAAGGCGGGTATCTTATTTATCAAAACCTGTTTAGTGCTTTATTGACGAATTATGGCGATGTTCGTTTGATTAATGGTGTGCCAGTTTATTTACTTGAAGCGTATCAGCACGCAGCAATCATTTTACCCATAGGATTATTGATCGCATTACTTTTGTTGTTCGGACTAAAAGAAACTCGTTGCCAACAAGTTGAGCATACAGTATGA
- a CDS encoding pilus assembly PilX family protein gives MNVSFTAQYSKQRGYVLITSLVLMSMLTVLALTQISQNTSQTRIATNATDSEISFEKTEGAINEAINLIINGTYNPQSFLASNNGMYLFDQSATTPLWKTINWSSGSAVINSFQGNTGAQAGYFLEKLPSVIMPGQSMKKPSNVYRITARSSGASGDTSVLIQSTIQIQQ, from the coding sequence ATGAACGTATCTTTCACAGCTCAATATTCAAAACAGCGAGGTTACGTCCTGATAACCTCTCTTGTGCTTATGTCAATGCTTACCGTTTTAGCCCTGACCCAGATATCACAAAACACATCTCAAACCAGGATTGCAACTAACGCAACCGATTCGGAAATCAGTTTTGAAAAAACTGAAGGCGCCATTAATGAAGCCATTAATCTGATCATAAATGGCACTTATAACCCTCAAAGTTTTCTTGCTTCTAATAATGGAATGTATTTATTTGACCAAAGTGCTACTACCCCACTTTGGAAAACGATTAACTGGTCAAGTGGTTCGGCAGTCATTAACAGCTTTCAAGGCAATACAGGGGCACAAGCCGGCTATTTCCTTGAAAAACTGCCGTCCGTGATTATGCCTGGCCAGAGTATGAAAAAGCCAAGTAATGTCTACAGAATAACTGCTCGGTCATCAGGAGCAAGCGGGGATACTTCAGTACTCATACAAAGTACAATTCAAATTCAACAGTAG
- the pilV gene encoding type IV pilus modification protein PilV, whose protein sequence is MINRMDTLAKDKGMTLLEVLISVVILAVGMLGIASMLIVSNKANNSSYAKLQAVQAVYDIFDRIRANSDAASNGSYNVSNIGSNGYPTSVSAPSVLCNASVCNPNQLARYDTWYWLTRVVSQLPNGSGSITSALSGVAGNTVITVTVQWDDSKAQNELGASSASSGTANFVQFRVQSQI, encoded by the coding sequence ATGATTAACCGAATGGATACATTAGCAAAAGACAAGGGAATGACTTTGCTGGAAGTGTTGATATCTGTAGTCATATTAGCCGTTGGCATGCTAGGGATCGCCAGTATGTTGATAGTCAGTAATAAAGCGAACAATTCCAGTTATGCAAAACTGCAAGCAGTACAAGCAGTCTATGATATTTTTGACAGAATTCGAGCGAATTCGGATGCCGCATCTAATGGGAGTTATAATGTCAGTAATATCGGCAGTAATGGGTATCCTACGTCCGTAAGTGCTCCTTCAGTATTATGCAATGCATCGGTATGCAATCCAAATCAACTGGCACGATATGATACCTGGTATTGGCTCACCAGAGTGGTGTCGCAATTGCCAAATGGAAGCGGTTCAATAACGTCTGCTCTTTCAGGTGTGGCAGGAAATACCGTGATTACCGTGACTGTACAATGGGATGATAGTAAAGCACAAAATGAGTTAGGGGCAAGCAGCGCTTCTTCAGGAACTGCCAATTTCGTTCAATTCAGAGTACAGAGTCAGATATGA
- a CDS encoding PilW family protein, whose translation MNIKYRLQQGFSLVELMIATLVGLILTYSILQIYLAQTQLYKASNSQDLIQSTENAISNLLIPMIRSAGFAGCGSIITAVSSLNAGGPRPLGILNTTPTILMGYNGSGASFTITQSNPANSTNASHWSPALDSTLVGNAQQGSDVLVVLGSTSDSYPTGITAIDPGSNTFVVQGTSGMSLTSGMFGAVSDCGKTVIFQITGVAGTTITHDAGAGVLQNASSAFPVNFQTGSQFIPIQQTAFFVGQGQGGQSALMRASLVGNNWTIQPLVPGVEIMKVQYGIGNNGVITRYVSANAVTDWAQVYAIRLGFLIAGQLGSGSLTTRQYNVLDTQVTVPADNRLRHVFELTINLRNSIS comes from the coding sequence ATGAATATTAAGTACAGACTACAACAAGGATTTTCATTAGTCGAGTTAATGATAGCCACCTTGGTTGGACTGATACTCACTTATTCAATTTTACAAATATACCTGGCACAAACCCAACTTTACAAAGCATCGAACTCTCAGGATCTTATTCAAAGTACTGAAAATGCCATATCCAATTTACTCATACCGATGATAAGATCGGCTGGATTTGCCGGCTGTGGATCCATTATCACCGCAGTTTCCAGCCTAAATGCTGGGGGCCCAAGGCCTTTGGGAATATTGAATACAACGCCAACAATCCTTATGGGTTACAATGGCAGCGGAGCGAGCTTCACAATAACCCAAAGCAATCCTGCAAATAGCACCAATGCCAGTCATTGGTCACCCGCATTAGATTCCACCCTTGTTGGCAATGCTCAACAAGGTAGTGATGTGTTGGTAGTATTAGGCTCTACCTCTGACAGCTATCCAACAGGAATAACCGCGATTGATCCCGGCAGCAATACCTTTGTAGTTCAAGGCACTAGCGGGATGTCCCTTACCTCTGGAATGTTTGGAGCGGTCTCTGATTGTGGTAAAACCGTAATATTTCAAATTACCGGAGTAGCAGGAACCACGATTACTCATGATGCAGGCGCTGGGGTGCTACAAAATGCAAGCAGTGCCTTCCCTGTCAATTTTCAAACCGGCTCCCAATTCATTCCCATCCAACAAACGGCATTTTTTGTGGGTCAAGGTCAAGGTGGGCAAAGCGCATTAATGCGGGCCTCTCTCGTTGGCAACAACTGGACAATACAGCCATTAGTTCCTGGGGTGGAAATAATGAAAGTCCAGTATGGTATTGGCAATAATGGAGTCATTACTCGATACGTCTCTGCTAATGCAGTAACTGATTGGGCACAGGTTTATGCCATTCGTTTGGGATTTTTGATAGCAGGTCAACTCGGATCAGGAAGCTTGACAACCAGACAATACAACGTTTTGGATACGCAAGTCACTGTACCTGCTGATAACCGCTTAAGACATGTATTTGAATTAACCATCAACTTGAGGAATTCGATATCATGA
- a CDS encoding phospholipid carrier-dependent glycosyltransferase → MSFQTDKEIQQKFFNYTLFVLVVLLICRLIANYFFPLFDTTESRYAEIARKMLETGNWVTLQQDYGVPFWAKPPLSIWLSAFFMQLLGVNEFAVRLPGLLLSIGVLWLVWGVAKKQSGSMAALFSLLTLAGSLYFFLDAGTVMTDPALLFCITLASVSFWHAMVYENKIWSYAFFAGLGLGLLAKGPIAVVLVGMAVFFWVLLRNEWLNLWKRLPWVKGTLLLLLIAVPWYVLAELRTPGFLNYFILGEHFHRFLTPGWSGDKYGIVHHVPKGTIWLYATAGVFPWNIIAGGWLVKHGKMLPSLCQSGDGWLSYLTLWMITTLLFFTFASNIIYPYVFPSLPAFALFFAEILNRLNLELKHLKWIFISSLLCGVLFLAVAFVFSVKPNVVPNTHKPIITAWLNQNPTAGSYLVYWGYKTDFSAEFYSEGQVKAVKNSNDLCKLISNRLENYLVINSKETQQIREGLLARFTLIDTFRVHRDTLILFYAPVLTC, encoded by the coding sequence TTGAGTTTTCAAACAGATAAAGAGATTCAACAAAAATTCTTTAATTACACCTTGTTTGTGTTGGTTGTTCTGCTGATATGTCGCTTGATTGCCAATTATTTTTTTCCTTTGTTTGATACGACCGAATCCCGTTACGCTGAAATTGCACGCAAAATGCTGGAAACAGGGAACTGGGTGACTTTGCAGCAGGATTATGGTGTTCCATTTTGGGCTAAACCACCTTTATCAATCTGGTTGTCTGCTTTTTTTATGCAACTGTTGGGTGTTAATGAATTCGCAGTTCGCCTGCCAGGTCTTTTGCTGTCTATTGGTGTTTTATGGTTGGTTTGGGGAGTGGCAAAAAAACAGAGTGGCTCAATGGCTGCGCTCTTTTCCCTATTAACACTGGCAGGGTCGCTTTATTTTTTCCTTGATGCAGGGACTGTGATGACTGACCCTGCCCTACTTTTTTGTATCACACTTGCAAGTGTCTCGTTTTGGCATGCCATGGTTTATGAAAACAAAATATGGTCTTATGCATTTTTCGCAGGATTGGGCCTGGGTTTATTAGCAAAAGGCCCAATTGCTGTGGTACTGGTCGGAATGGCTGTATTTTTCTGGGTTCTGTTACGCAATGAATGGCTTAATTTATGGAAGAGATTGCCGTGGGTTAAAGGCACGCTTCTTCTTTTGTTAATTGCTGTGCCCTGGTATGTTCTGGCTGAATTACGAACTCCGGGATTTTTAAATTATTTTATCCTGGGAGAGCATTTTCATCGATTTTTAACCCCTGGCTGGTCTGGTGATAAATACGGGATAGTGCACCATGTACCCAAAGGAACGATATGGTTATATGCTACAGCAGGCGTCTTTCCGTGGAATATTATAGCAGGTGGCTGGCTGGTGAAACATGGAAAAATGTTGCCCTCTCTGTGCCAAAGTGGAGACGGATGGTTAAGTTATTTAACTCTTTGGATGATTACTACGCTTCTTTTTTTCACTTTTGCCAGCAATATTATATACCCCTATGTGTTTCCTTCTCTGCCCGCATTTGCTTTGTTTTTTGCTGAAATTTTGAATCGTCTGAATTTGGAATTGAAACATTTGAAGTGGATCTTTATCTCCTCATTACTCTGTGGAGTTTTATTTTTGGCAGTGGCTTTTGTATTTAGTGTAAAACCAAATGTTGTGCCTAATACGCATAAGCCGATTATTACTGCATGGCTAAATCAGAACCCAACAGCAGGCAGTTACCTTGTTTATTGGGGATATAAGACGGATTTCTCTGCTGAATTTTACTCGGAAGGTCAAGTTAAAGCGGTTAAAAATTCGAACGATTTATGCAAATTAATATCTAATCGGTTGGAAAACTATTTGGTTATCAACAGTAAAGAAACTCAGCAGATTCGCGAGGGATTACTTGCAAGATTCACACTCATCGACACTTTCAGAGTCCATCGGGATACTTTAATATTGTTCTATGCCCCAGTGCTAACTTGTTGA